The window GCTGCACACATTTTTCTTGGGTAAGGGGAGTGCCTTGAGGAGAAAGGTAGATAACTTTAGAACTTTCTTTCCTGCATTCGTCGATGGTTTTTTTTAAAGGCTCTGGCTTGAGCACCATGCCTGCGCCACCGCCAAAAGATGTGTCATCAACTTGGAAGTGGGGAGGTGGAGCGTTTTTACGTATGTCATGTGCTTGAATTGAGCAAATGCCATTTGTTTGCGCACGTTTTAAAAGGCTTTGTTCCAAAGGGCTTTTGAAAAACTCTGGGAAAAGCGTTAAGATGTCGATGTTCATTTTGCTTTTGCTTTAACTTTTTCCTTCGGCTCTTTTTTCGTGCGTGTTGTTGAACGTGCACGTTTTTTCACTTCGGGTTTTTTGGCTTCTTTTTTGGGTGCAGGTGGTGTCTTTTTCGGTTTGGCTGCAGCCTTAGGCGCTTTGGTTTTTTTGCGTCTTTGTCTTCTTTTTAATGACTGCTTTTCTTTCGCCTTTTGCATTCTTTCATTCAGCTCTTTGATCACATTGGGGGCAGCTTCTTTTACAAGAGCTTTTGCTTTTGGTGTTAAAATCGCACCTACAGAAAGCCAATATTGTATTTTTTCTGTATTCACGCTTAAGCGTTTGTCTGCTTTTTCTTCATGGGGATTGTACCAGCCCAAAATTTCTAAATGTTTGCCATCACGTGGACTTCTGTCTTCTGCAGCAACAAGCCTGTATGTCTTTCGATTCGTACGGCCTTGTTGTCTTAGTCGTATTTTTACTGCCATAATTGGTCTCCTAACTTTGTTTACTGACCTTATGCAATACCTTCTGCTCATATGAGGGCTGCAAAGAACAATCTACCACGTCTTCCTCCTCGCACAACTCTCATAGAGTTGTGTTTGTCGGATATCCTTGTATTTTGCTCTTTTCGCTCCTCCTCTAAACAGAATTTATCGCATAAAGTCAGTTTTTTTTAATAGTTGTTTTGCGTTTGCGCCCTTGGGCATTTTTTTCATAAAATCTTTGGTTTTTTTAAAGCCTTTTATAAGACGATTCACATCATCAAAATGGGTTCCAGAACCTCTGGCTAAGCGTTTTCTTCTAGGAATGATGAGTTCTTGTTGACATTCACGCTCTTTTTTCGTCATGGATCGAATAATTGCTTCTGATTTACGCAAATCATCCTCATCAAAATTGAAGTTTTTGAGAGCATTTGCACCTGGCATCATTTTTAAAAGCGAGGAAAATGAGCCCATTTTTTTCATCTTAGACATCTGTTTTAAATAATCGGTAAACGTAAACGTCGCTTTTTTTAGCTTTTCTTCGAGCTCTTCTTTTTCGTCTTCATCCATGTATTCTTCGGCTTTGCGCACAAGATTGATCGTATCACCCATGCCCAAAATGCGGTCTGCCATCGATTCTGGATTGAAAAGTTGAAGATCATTGAGTTTTTCTCCAACGCTTTCAAATTTGATCGGTTTTTTTGTCATGGAAACCATCGATAGGGCGCTTCCTGCTTTAGCGTTGGAATCAAGCATGGTGAGCACAGAGCCTGTAATGGGCACTATTTCATTAAATTGCTGAATGGTTTTGGCTACATCTTGACCAATGGTGGCATTGGCTACAAAAAAGATGTCTTGAGGATCGAGCAACTCTTTTAGCGCTTTGAGCTCTTGCATCATTTCCTCATCGATGTGTAATCTTCCAGCGCTATCGACAATCAGCACATCAAATTTCTCTTTTTGAGCTTTTTTTAAAGCGGTTTGGGCAATTTCAAGGGCGCTAGCTTTTTTAGGTTCTGAAACAACCTCTACATCGATAGGTTTTAATAGTATTTCAAGTTGATCGATGGCAGCAGCCCTTTGACGATCACATGCAGCTGCGAGAATTTTTTTATCATGTTTTTTCTGAATGTAGTGGCACAGCTTTGCTAAAAACGTGGTTTTTCCAGATCCTTGCAGACCGCAAAGCAAAATGATGGTGGGTTTTTTTGTAAAATTAAGCGGCTTTTCTTCAGAGCCCAAAAGTTGAATCAATTCGTCATGGACAATTTTGATAAATTGTTGAGTAGAATTGATGGATTTTAAAACTGCTTGTCCAAGCGCTTTTTCTTTGATGCTTTTGATAAATGAAGAGACAATGGAGAAATTGACATCAGCATCGAGCAGGGCCATGCGTATTTCGCG is drawn from Chlamydiota bacterium and contains these coding sequences:
- the trmD gene encoding tRNA (guanine-N(1)-)-methyltransferase, which gives rise to MNIDILTLFPEFFKSPLEQSLLKRAQTNGICSIQAHDIRKNAPPPHFQVDDTSFGGGAGMVLKPEPLKKTIDECRKESSKVIYLSPQGTPLTQEKCVQ
- the rpsP gene encoding 30S ribosomal protein S16; translation: MAVKIRLRQQGRTNRKTYRLVAAEDRSPRDGKHLEILGWYNPHEEKADKRLSVNTEKIQYWLSVGAILTPKAKALVKEAAPNVIKELNERMQKAKEKQSLKRRQRRKKTKAPKAAAKPKKTPPAPKKEAKKPEVKKRARSTTRTKKEPKEKVKAKAK
- the ffh gene encoding Signal recognition particle protein — translated: MFENLADKFQGVFSKFREKTLTEENIDEAMREIRMALLDADVNFSIVSSFIKSIKEKALGQAVLKSINSTQQFIKIVHDELIQLLGSEEKPLNFTKKPTIILLCGLQGSGKTTFLAKLCHYIQKKHDKKILAAACDRQRAAAIDQLEILLKPIDVEVVSEPKKASALEIAQTALKKAQKEKFDVLIVDSAGRLHIDEEMMQELKALKELLDPQDIFFVANATIGQDVAKTIQQFNEIVPITGSVLTMLDSNAKAGSALSMVSMTKKPIKFESVGEKLNDLQLFNPESMADRILGMGDTINLVRKAEEYMDEDEKEELEEKLKKATFTFTDYLKQMSKMKKMGSFSSLLKMMPGANALKNFNFDEDDLRKSEAIIRSMTKKERECQQELIIPRRKRLARGSGTHFDDVNRLIKGFKKTKDFMKKMPKGANAKQLLKKTDFMR